From the Desulfosarcina sp. BuS5 genome, one window contains:
- a CDS encoding IS1634 family transposase gives MYIRRTTIKSRKDGKQYYTYRLVQSERTAKGVSQHTLINLGTAFSLPRDQWPELSSRIQEIISGQQSFFKISEEIEELAQNYAARIIHAQHKNKAENNKPDYREVDVDSLEMFRPRSVSCEHVALEAFVFLKLGEELKALGFNGPQLAAATGTIIGRMCQPGSELATHYWLQNVSGLGELIDYDFNKINLYKMYKISDQLLNNKEAIENHLYLQEKNLFEFQETITLYDLTNTYFEGSSKANKLGKRGHSKEKRSDCPLVTLALVLDSSGFPKRSKVFEGNVSEPSTLKKMIVGLERKNLSQELFKPSKATIVMDAGIATEDNIKWLRENSYPYIVVSRKHHREFNEDEAVVVKQDNDCTVKVQKIIDSENDEVLLYCHSTKREKKEQAINDRFTIRFEKAVSKLESGLHKKGCLKKYDKVLEKIGRLKQQYSKAAKHYKIEVSKNEKNGNAVKILWTRQTLADTKDSLPGVYCLRTTHMEFDEATLWRTYTMLTDLEAVFRSLKSELGMRPVFHQITKRVTGHIFISVIAYHLIHSIRYRLKKTGINSSWSDLRKQLAGQNRVTVSMQCRNDNVVHVRKSTRPESRQQKIYSALGLSSLPGRTMKTTIKKIKVVP, from the coding sequence ATGTATATTAGAAGAACCACAATAAAAAGTCGAAAAGATGGCAAACAATATTACACCTATAGATTGGTTCAATCCGAACGAACTGCAAAGGGAGTCAGCCAGCACACATTAATTAATCTCGGTACGGCTTTTTCTCTGCCACGGGATCAATGGCCAGAATTATCTTCACGCATTCAGGAGATTATCAGTGGCCAGCAGAGTTTTTTCAAAATTTCTGAAGAAATAGAGGAGCTTGCTCAAAATTATGCAGCCCGGATTATTCACGCGCAACACAAAAATAAAGCTGAAAATAATAAGCCGGATTATCGCGAGGTAGATGTAGACAGCCTGGAAATGTTCAGGCCACGCAGTGTAAGCTGTGAACATGTGGCGCTGGAAGCGTTTGTTTTTTTAAAACTTGGTGAAGAACTAAAAGCCCTGGGATTCAATGGCCCTCAGCTCGCAGCAGCAACCGGTACAATAATAGGTCGTATGTGTCAACCAGGTAGTGAACTGGCAACTCATTACTGGCTCCAGAATGTTTCAGGCTTGGGTGAATTAATTGATTATGATTTCAACAAAATTAATCTATACAAAATGTATAAAATCTCTGATCAGCTTCTCAATAATAAGGAAGCCATAGAAAATCATCTATACTTACAAGAAAAGAATTTATTTGAATTTCAAGAGACAATAACCCTTTATGATCTTACCAACACTTATTTTGAAGGCAGCAGTAAAGCAAACAAGCTGGGGAAACGCGGACATTCCAAAGAGAAACGTTCTGATTGTCCACTGGTAACTTTGGCTTTGGTGCTGGACAGCAGTGGCTTTCCCAAGCGCAGCAAAGTATTTGAGGGTAATGTAAGTGAACCGTCAACATTAAAAAAAATGATTGTTGGTTTGGAAAGAAAGAATTTATCCCAAGAGCTGTTTAAGCCCTCAAAAGCGACTATAGTAATGGATGCCGGAATTGCCACTGAAGATAATATTAAATGGCTCAGGGAAAACAGTTATCCATATATTGTAGTTAGCCGAAAACATCATCGCGAATTTAATGAAGATGAAGCAGTTGTGGTAAAACAAGACAATGACTGCACAGTAAAAGTGCAAAAAATTATTGACTCAGAAAATGATGAGGTTTTGTTGTATTGTCACTCTACAAAGCGGGAAAAAAAAGAACAGGCTATTAATGATCGCTTTACCATTCGCTTTGAAAAGGCTGTCAGCAAACTTGAGTCAGGCTTGCATAAAAAAGGATGTCTAAAAAAATACGATAAAGTCCTGGAAAAAATAGGTCGTCTGAAACAGCAATATTCCAAGGCTGCAAAGCATTATAAAATAGAAGTATCTAAAAACGAAAAAAATGGCAACGCTGTTAAGATCCTTTGGACACGCCAAACGCTTGCGGACACAAAAGATAGTTTGCCGGGAGTATATTGTCTCAGAACAACCCATATGGAATTTGATGAAGCTACGCTATGGCGTACATATACAATGTTAACGGATTTGGAGGCTGTTTTTCGTTCACTGAAATCCGAGCTTGGGATGCGGCCGGTTTTTCACCAAATCACAAAACGGGTGACAGGTCATATTTTTATCAGTGTCATCGCTTACCATTTGATACATAGTATTCGTTACCGATTGAAAAAGACGGGGATAAACAGTAGCTGGTCTGATTTGAGAAAACAACTTGCAGGCCAAAATCGAGTAACAGTTTCCATGCAGTGCCGAAATGATAATGTTGTGCATGTAAGAAAAAGCACACGACCGGAATCACGACAACAGAAAATATATTCTGCTTTAGGGTTAAGCTCTCTCCCTGGCAGAACGATGAAAACAACTATCAAAAAAATAAAAGTAGTGCCATAA
- a CDS encoding tetratricopeptide repeat protein, producing the protein MKSRSKKKKPAADKKAVFRKVFSLWQVQVFLLAAATIAVYIHTLDVPFYFDDFSSIKESTLFTQGCDIKSLWNFSPLRITGYTSFWLNYHWHKFDVTGYHIINLIIHLFAGYAVFLLGRGLLLSPALKGRISNITAKWFPFISAALFLLHPLQTQAVTYIVQRLACMAAMFYIFSLACYVYARISTDSKQRYLWFSGLIFFSILAFFTKQNTVTLPAAVLIIEWIFFNSAKKRLVLWAFFSIILFSAILAFVRYISGYDPFSLEALQALTRDTIIISRKDYLNTQFIVLWKYIRLFLWPAGLHLDYDIPIAPGFFDPLVLCSFAGHLCMLAAAILLKKRFPTVTFAILFYYLAHLVESSLIPIRDLMFEHRTYLPNLGLCLGAGYSAAVWLSDRKRNIAVPIVLLLLLSASAATWQRNRMWRDPVLFWRDCARYSPQKMRPWNTLGVMLLQEGKDDEAEKAFSKAMECRQTKTGAQAAASNLIILYRRKGRLKDALQMADILLKQDLTSLNRSRVLNSKGNIYFAMKQYSRAEKYFKKALEIYPESLFAMNNLGHIFIISGRVQDAKNIFTEILKIDPQHKEAKHNFDLLQKLLKKGRLKIANDD; encoded by the coding sequence ATGAAAAGTCGGTCAAAAAAAAAAAAACCGGCAGCGGATAAAAAGGCGGTTTTCAGGAAAGTTTTTAGTTTATGGCAGGTTCAGGTTTTTTTACTTGCCGCCGCAACCATTGCGGTTTACATCCATACTCTTGATGTCCCGTTTTATTTTGATGATTTTTCTTCTATAAAAGAAAGTACTCTATTCACCCAGGGATGTGATATTAAATCACTCTGGAATTTTTCACCCCTTAGAATAACAGGCTATACTTCTTTCTGGCTGAATTATCACTGGCACAAATTTGATGTGACAGGATACCATATTATCAACCTGATAATCCATCTTTTTGCCGGTTATGCTGTTTTTCTGCTCGGAAGGGGGTTGCTCCTTTCTCCTGCCTTAAAAGGCAGAATCAGCAATATAACCGCAAAATGGTTTCCATTTATAAGCGCCGCGTTATTTTTGCTTCATCCCCTTCAGACCCAGGCGGTTACATATATTGTGCAGCGGCTGGCCTGCATGGCGGCAATGTTTTATATTTTTTCCCTTGCCTGTTATGTTTATGCAAGAATTTCAACCGATAGCAAGCAAAGATATTTATGGTTTTCAGGTCTTATATTTTTTTCAATTCTTGCTTTTTTCACAAAGCAGAATACCGTCACCCTTCCGGCGGCGGTATTAATAATTGAATGGATATTTTTTAACAGCGCTAAAAAACGGCTTGTTTTATGGGCTTTTTTTTCAATCATTCTATTCAGCGCTATCCTGGCTTTTGTCAGATATATTTCAGGGTATGATCCATTTTCCCTTGAAGCGCTGCAGGCCCTTACCAGAGACACAATAATTATTTCACGCAAAGATTATTTAAATACCCAGTTTATCGTATTATGGAAATATATTCGTCTTTTCCTGTGGCCTGCAGGTTTGCACCTTGACTATGATATTCCGATTGCGCCAGGTTTTTTTGATCCCCTGGTTCTTTGCTCCTTTGCCGGGCATCTCTGCATGCTTGCCGCAGCGATTTTATTAAAAAAACGGTTTCCGACGGTAACATTTGCAATTTTATTTTATTATCTGGCCCACCTTGTTGAATCAAGTCTAATCCCTATAAGGGACTTGATGTTTGAGCATAGAACCTATCTGCCGAACCTGGGGTTATGTCTTGGCGCGGGATATTCAGCGGCGGTTTGGCTATCGGATCGAAAAAGAAATATTGCGGTGCCGATTGTTCTGCTTTTATTGTTGTCTGCATCGGCTGCCACCTGGCAGCGAAACCGGATGTGGAGAGATCCGGTTCTCTTTTGGCGGGATTGCGCCAGGTATTCCCCGCAAAAGATGAGACCCTGGAATACGTTAGGCGTGATGTTGCTGCAGGAAGGAAAAGATGATGAGGCTGAAAAAGCATTCAGCAAAGCCATGGAGTGCAGACAAACTAAAACAGGCGCCCAGGCCGCCGCCTCAAACCTGATTATCCTGTACCGGCGCAAGGGAAGATTAAAGGATGCGCTGCAGATGGCGGATATTCTTTTAAAACAGGATTTAACTTCCTTAAATCGTTCCAGGGTGCTTAACAGCAAGGGGAATATCTATTTTGCCATGAAACAGTACTCCCGTGCTGAAAAATATTTTAAAAAGGCGCTTGAAATTTATCCGGAAAGTTTGTTTGCAATGAATAATCTCGGGCATATATTTATTATCAGCGGCAGGGTTCAAGATGCGAAAAATATATTTACCGAAATCCTTAAAATTGATCCTCAGCACAAAGAAGCAAAACATAATTTTGATTTGCTTCAAAAATTATTAAAAAAAGGGCGTTTGAAAATTGCAAATGATGATTGA
- a CDS encoding glycosyltransferase, translating to MRVLHIGKFYPPVSGGMENFLGDLLPALQTAGVNAAALVHSHSPEQTGLIKNKNSVQIWQAPCYGTLIYAPLSPLFPFILRRIVRLFKPEILHLHMPNTSAFWALFHMPAKKIPSVIHWHSDVAVSNIDFRLNFAYRFYRPLESLLLERSSAIFVTSPPYLATSSALKPWKNKCIVVPLGINPARLKTASLELKNRMEKIWGGRKPRILAIGRLTYYKGHDVLIKAASKTPDAMVVIVGDGELRQHLQDLINASGLAGRVKLTGLMEQEQVCALLETCDFLCLSSVERTEAFGLVLLEAMRFGKPVIAGNITGSGIGCVVKHNKTGLLVRPDDPDALAAAIRIMSKNSELKNRMGNAAKEEFNKFYKINNIARQIAAVYDTVL from the coding sequence ATGCGTGTTCTTCATATCGGAAAATTTTACCCGCCTGTATCCGGCGGCATGGAAAATTTTTTAGGCGATCTCCTTCCTGCATTGCAAACTGCAGGAGTGAATGCCGCAGCCCTGGTGCACAGTCATTCGCCTGAACAAACCGGATTGATTAAAAATAAAAATTCCGTTCAAATTTGGCAGGCCCCATGCTATGGTACTTTGATTTATGCGCCTCTGAGCCCTTTGTTTCCCTTTATCCTGAGGCGCATTGTTCGTTTGTTTAAGCCGGAAATTTTGCATTTGCACATGCCTAATACATCGGCATTCTGGGCTTTATTCCATATGCCGGCAAAAAAAATTCCATCTGTGATTCACTGGCATTCGGATGTAGCTGTTTCTAATATTGATTTCCGGTTGAACTTTGCCTACAGGTTTTACCGTCCCCTGGAAAGCCTTCTCCTGGAAAGGTCAAGTGCAATATTTGTAACTTCCCCGCCTTATCTGGCAACAAGCAGCGCTTTAAAGCCATGGAAAAATAAATGCATAGTCGTTCCACTTGGTATAAATCCTGCGCGTTTAAAAACTGCATCTCTTGAATTGAAAAACCGGATGGAAAAAATATGGGGCGGCAGAAAGCCCAGAATTCTTGCAATAGGAAGACTAACATACTATAAGGGGCATGATGTGTTGATCAAAGCGGCATCAAAAACGCCTGACGCCATGGTTGTTATCGTGGGTGATGGTGAGCTCCGGCAGCATCTGCAGGATCTGATTAACGCAAGCGGACTTGCCGGCCGGGTGAAGCTGACAGGCCTTATGGAACAAGAGCAAGTTTGCGCACTGCTGGAAACGTGTGATTTCCTCTGCCTTTCTTCTGTTGAACGAACCGAGGCCTTCGGCCTTGTTCTTCTTGAAGCAATGCGATTTGGAAAGCCTGTTATTGCAGGCAATATAACCGGCTCCGGCATTGGCTGTGTTGTAAAACATAATAAGACCGGATTATTGGTCAGGCCGGACGATCCGGATGCTCTTGCGGCGGCGATAAGGATAATGTCGAAAAATTCGGAATTAAAAAACCGGATGGGGAATGCGGCTAAAGAAGAGTTTAATAAATTTTATAAAATTAATAATATTGCCCGGCAAATTGCAGCCGTGTATGATACTGTTTTATAG
- a CDS encoding glycosyltransferase family 2 protein has product MIVLIPAMNEEQTVADVVLKVKELVSCDVVVIDDAGDDGTSDAARAAGAVLLPHAVRLGAWGAVRTGFRYAVRHGYEIAVTMDADGQHSADSIMQVAAPVKNKQSDVVIGSCLSRGTSARKFAWPWLRRISMLKTWDITSGLRAYNRAAFSALVSDRTALLDYQDIGTLLYLKKNGFRIMEIPVKMNTRAYGKSKVFSSWGAVIIYLYKTLILCLSKMCRESKPDSRPDSRL; this is encoded by the coding sequence ATGATAGTTCTTATCCCGGCCATGAATGAAGAGCAAACAGTAGCCGATGTTGTCCTTAAGGTTAAGGAACTGGTCTCCTGTGATGTAGTGGTGATAGATGATGCCGGCGATGACGGCACTTCCGATGCTGCAAGGGCTGCCGGAGCTGTCTTATTGCCTCATGCTGTGCGGCTTGGCGCCTGGGGCGCCGTAAGAACCGGTTTCCGGTATGCTGTCCGGCACGGTTATGAGATTGCGGTGACCATGGATGCCGATGGTCAGCATTCCGCCGATTCGATTATGCAGGTAGCTGCTCCGGTTAAAAACAAACAGTCAGATGTAGTTATCGGTTCATGCCTTTCCCGTGGTACTTCCGCCAGAAAATTTGCCTGGCCCTGGCTGCGAAGGATTTCAATGTTAAAAACATGGGATATTACCTCAGGGCTGCGCGCATATAATCGAGCCGCTTTTTCAGCTCTTGTATCCGACCGGACGGCGCTTCTTGATTATCAGGATATTGGAACCCTTCTTTATCTAAAAAAAAACGGTTTTAGAATAATGGAAATTCCGGTAAAAATGAATACCAGGGCATACGGCAAGTCTAAAGTATTTTCTTCATGGGGAGCCGTTATTATATATCTTTATAAAACCTTAATATTGTGTTTGTCTAAAATGTGCCGGGAGTCAAAACCTGATTCCCGACCTGATTCCCGTTTATAG
- a CDS encoding DUF2304 domain-containing protein, with protein sequence MLFSYRLTSLVLGLTIAVLIIYLVRKDTLHARHSLFWLLISGAIVLFGAFPDLNDFVATLLGVSYPPIFLVIAGMGVIMIKMLVNDIERSRQEQRLRLLTERLAVMEGEKQNPE encoded by the coding sequence ATGTTGTTTTCTTATCGTTTGACATCTCTGGTATTAGGGCTGACAATAGCCGTGCTTATAATTTATCTTGTAAGAAAAGATACTTTACATGCCAGACATTCATTATTCTGGCTGCTGATATCAGGCGCAATTGTTTTATTCGGGGCATTTCCGGATCTGAATGATTTTGTGGCAACGCTTCTGGGCGTAAGTTACCCACCGATTTTTCTTGTTATAGCCGGTATGGGGGTAATAATGATTAAAATGCTTGTTAATGATATTGAACGATCAAGGCAGGAACAAAGATTACGCTTGTTGACAGAGCGGCTTGCTGTTATGGAAGGAGAAAAGCAGAATCCGGAATAA
- a CDS encoding AAA family ATPase, producing the protein MKKLPIGISTFKEIRQKYGYYVDKTALLKKLIDNGKYYFLFRPRRFGKSLFLDTLKQAFLAEKEYFKGLFLEKNRDWTQKYPVIHISFGGGVIETREILDKSIHALIKENARHYAVEIVVTSHNYLQTSLDLLPYQHKTSVIPVSVEEYSYPQPEESRKEYWRRKVGDNYFFL; encoded by the coding sequence ATGAAAAAATTACCCATAGGCATATCCACGTTTAAGGAAATCAGACAAAAGTATGGTTATTATGTTGATAAAACAGCGCTTTTGAAAAAATTGATCGACAACGGAAAATATTATTTTCTTTTCAGGCCGCGAAGATTCGGCAAGAGTTTATTCCTTGATACCCTGAAGCAGGCCTTTTTAGCGGAAAAAGAATATTTCAAAGGCTTGTTTTTGGAAAAAAACCGGGACTGGACGCAGAAATATCCCGTTATTCATATCAGTTTCGGTGGAGGTGTAATTGAAACACGGGAAATCCTGGATAAAAGCATTCATGCTTTAATAAAAGAGAATGCCAGGCATTATGCTGTGGAAATTGTGGTTACTTCCCATAATTATTTGCAAACAAGTCTGGATCTTTTACCATACCAACATAAAACCAGTGTTATCCCTGTCAGTGTTGAAGAATATAGTTATCCGCAACCGGAAGAGTCAAGGAAGGAATATTGGAGACGGAAAGTCGGGGATAATTATTTTTTTTTATAG
- the gmd gene encoding GDP-mannose 4,6-dehydratase: MRNNEMKRALITGITGQDGSYLAEFLLGKGYEVHGIIRRVAFEDPAHRLYRINHILKRITLHTASMESYPSLFNVIEKIKPDECYHLAAQSFVGDSFEDAFSTFNTNINGTLHVLSAIKEKSPECKIYFAATSEMFGKVKETPQNENTPFYPRSPYGITKVVGFDLIRNFRESYGLFAVSGILFNHESPRRGFEFVTRKITSSVAKIKSGQKNELRLGNLDAKRDWGFAGDYVKAMWLMLQQDEPDDFVVATNETHSVREFLEQAFGCAGLKWEDYVSIDKRFYRPAEVHLLQGDYSKGYKKLGWEPKVKFEELVRMMVESDLNL, encoded by the coding sequence ATGAGAAATAATGAAATGAAACGTGCACTGATTACAGGGATTACTGGACAGGATGGCTCATATTTAGCTGAATTTTTGCTTGGCAAAGGCTATGAAGTTCATGGTATTATCCGCAGAGTCGCTTTTGAAGATCCTGCCCATAGATTATACAGGATTAATCATATATTAAAGCGGATTACGCTGCATACGGCTTCTATGGAAAGTTACCCGAGCCTTTTTAATGTTATTGAAAAAATAAAGCCTGATGAATGTTACCATCTGGCCGCTCAGAGTTTTGTCGGAGATTCATTTGAGGACGCATTTTCAACATTTAATACAAACATAAATGGAACTCTTCATGTATTGTCCGCTATTAAAGAAAAGTCGCCTGAATGCAAAATATATTTTGCCGCGACAAGCGAAATGTTCGGGAAGGTCAAAGAAACGCCGCAAAATGAGAATACCCCTTTTTATCCACGCTCACCGTACGGGATTACCAAAGTTGTGGGGTTTGATTTAATAAGGAATTTTCGGGAATCGTATGGATTGTTTGCTGTCAGCGGAATATTGTTTAATCATGAATCACCGCGACGGGGCTTTGAATTTGTTACAAGAAAAATAACCAGTAGTGTTGCAAAAATAAAATCAGGCCAAAAGAATGAATTGCGTTTAGGCAATCTGGATGCAAAAAGGGATTGGGGCTTTGCCGGGGATTATGTTAAAGCGATGTGGCTGATGCTTCAGCAGGATGAGCCGGATGATTTTGTTGTCGCAACAAATGAGACCCATTCCGTTAGAGAGTTTTTAGAGCAGGCTTTTGGCTGCGCCGGCCTTAAGTGGGAGGATTATGTTTCTATTGATAAAAGATTTTATCGTCCTGCCGAGGTTCATTTGCTGCAGGGAGATTATAGTAAGGGATATAAAAAATTAGGTTGGGAACCAAAGGTTAAATTTGAAGAGCTTGTCAGGATGATGGTAGAGTCAGACCTGAATTTATAG
- a CDS encoding ABC transporter permease: MMSTLNASFILEITRRDFAERFAGSVLGSLWAIIWPLVNLFIYLIIFGKLMGARLPGTSNMNAYGIYLAAGLIPWTSFAGTISRSASAFIDKKHIITKINTSLPSLLIHINLSETITYLLSMLFFFVFLAFQDYPFHTNLLLVPFIYYLQQLLAFGIGLFVAALTVFIRDVREITGVILQLWFWFTPIVYVFDILPDFVKKMLVYNPAFILVESYQRIFIFNDYPAFNALVILAVITHFILFFSYVMFRYLEKDIRDFL, translated from the coding sequence ATGATGTCAACACTGAATGCTTCATTTATCCTGGAAATTACCAGGCGTGATTTTGCTGAACGTTTTGCCGGTTCCGTGCTTGGTTCCCTGTGGGCTATAATCTGGCCGCTGGTAAATCTTTTTATCTATTTAATTATTTTTGGAAAACTGATGGGAGCGCGCCTTCCCGGCACATCAAATATGAACGCCTATGGTATTTACCTTGCAGCCGGCCTGATTCCCTGGACCAGTTTTGCAGGAACAATCAGCCGTTCAGCTTCGGCATTTATAGACAAAAAGCATATAATCACAAAAATAAACACCTCGCTTCCCTCACTGCTTATACACATTAACCTGTCGGAAACCATAACATATCTATTATCCATGCTGTTTTTTTTTGTTTTCCTTGCTTTTCAGGATTATCCTTTTCATACGAATCTACTGTTGGTGCCGTTTATTTACTATCTTCAGCAGCTTCTTGCTTTTGGCATAGGATTATTTGTAGCGGCGCTGACTGTTTTTATTAGAGATGTTCGTGAAATAACAGGAGTAATTCTACAGCTCTGGTTCTGGTTTACTCCTATTGTTTATGTCTTTGATATCCTGCCGGATTTTGTCAAGAAGATGCTTGTTTATAACCCTGCCTTTATTTTAGTCGAATCATATCAGAGGATTTTTATCTTTAATGACTATCCTGCCTTCAATGCCCTTGTTATCCTGGCAGTCATTACACATTTTATCCTGTTTTTTTCTTACGTTATGTTTCGTTACCTCGAAAAGGATATCAGAGATTTTTTATGA
- a CDS encoding glycosyltransferase family 4 protein translates to MKILVDAIPMTGLLTGIARYLRNMYSAMAAMNNVEISYLTGKKLVDDMPFLADSRKWQKATAAVWNLPDPVVFGLRSVHWLRYEKLLRGICRKNSFDIYHETAFVPAKLTAVPTIYSIYDLSLRRFRSTHPRERVWFFEYFLKNRMQFVSHILTISEFIRQEIIEEFSIPPEMVTSIPLAPDPVFGLKSAAEVKKVKEKYRLPESYLLFVSSLEPRKNIDLLINAMQAVSVDVPLVLVGWQGWGDKEWLEKIKSAGLKDRIYITGHISDNDLTAIYNGALALVYPSIYEGFGLPIVEAMACGCPVICSNAASMPEAAGDAAILIDPARSDELAAAIETIIHDQEYRNQLVKLGQKQAEKFSWYRTAGETLELFKMVVGK, encoded by the coding sequence ATGAAAATTCTGGTTGATGCAATACCAATGACCGGCCTTCTGACCGGTATTGCCAGATACTTGCGGAATATGTACTCTGCCATGGCCGCAATGAACAATGTTGAGATTTCCTATTTGACAGGAAAGAAACTGGTTGATGATATGCCGTTTCTTGCTGATTCAAGGAAATGGCAAAAGGCGACAGCCGCTGTATGGAATTTGCCGGATCCGGTTGTTTTTGGTCTACGTTCTGTTCATTGGTTGCGATATGAGAAATTATTGCGTGGAATCTGCCGAAAAAATTCTTTTGACATCTACCACGAAACTGCATTTGTTCCTGCAAAATTGACTGCCGTTCCAACCATATATTCAATATATGATCTTTCCCTGCGCAGGTTCCGGTCAACCCACCCCCGCGAGAGGGTCTGGTTTTTTGAGTATTTCCTTAAAAACAGAATGCAGTTTGTCAGCCATATTTTAACCATATCCGAATTTATCCGTCAGGAAATTATAGAAGAGTTCAGTATCCCTCCGGAAATGGTTACATCAATTCCCCTGGCGCCTGATCCTGTTTTCGGCCTGAAATCTGCTGCTGAAGTAAAAAAGGTAAAAGAAAAATATCGCCTTCCTGAATCATACCTGCTGTTTGTAAGCTCCCTTGAGCCCCGTAAAAATATAGACCTTCTCATTAACGCCATGCAGGCAGTCAGCGTTGATGTTCCGCTGGTTCTTGTAGGCTGGCAGGGCTGGGGTGATAAGGAATGGCTTGAGAAAATTAAATCCGCAGGACTTAAGGATCGTATCTATATTACAGGCCATATTTCGGATAATGACCTGACAGCTATTTATAATGGAGCCTTAGCCCTTGTCTATCCCAGCATCTACGAAGGTTTTGGGCTGCCTATTGTTGAAGCCATGGCCTGTGGATGCCCGGTAATCTGTTCCAATGCAGCCAGCATGCCTGAAGCTGCAGGGGATGCCGCAATTCTCATAGATCCTGCCCGCAGCGATGAATTGGCAGCGGCCATTGAAACCATAATCCATGACCAGGAGTACAGAAATCAGCTTGTTAAACTTGGCCAAAAGCAGGCAGAAAAATTTTCCTGGTACCGGACCGCAGGTGAAACCCTTGAACTTTTTAAAATGGTGGTTGGTAAATGA
- a CDS encoding ABC transporter ATP-binding protein: MISVKNISKTFKLYQSPSDRLKEIILHRSYHRVFQALNNVSFEVKQGETLGIIGENGAGKSTILKILTGILMPDRGSVNIDGKITGLLELGTGFNAEFSGLDNIFHNATYLGLSRNDIEKKLDEIIEFTELHEFINEPIKTYSSGMVMRLAFSVAIHADPNAFVVDEALSVGDAYFQQKCMQKIKAFKNNGGSIIFVSHDSNAVKILCDEAILLEGGNVVQQADPETIINTYNFLIAKRSKGEDIRYQGDDTSSGYGNYMVRIDDVSLQDENNNPSEILISGRPAKIVIRLAGEETIDDLTVGIGIRDKFGQDIYGTNSFHLKKKICIKKGQILLIEYYFKEFNVGPGKYTVSVALHTGDTHVNECFHWLDKSVAFEVVAGGDDIFIGFVRLKPDFHIKSETGNKDD, encoded by the coding sequence ATGATCTCCGTTAAAAATATTTCAAAAACCTTTAAACTTTACCAGTCTCCATCTGACCGTTTAAAAGAAATTATTCTGCATCGTTCTTATCACAGGGTATTCCAGGCGCTGAATAATGTAAGTTTTGAAGTGAAACAGGGAGAAACCTTAGGGATTATCGGTGAGAATGGCGCCGGTAAATCAACGATTCTTAAAATTTTAACGGGTATTTTGATGCCGGATAGAGGTTCTGTGAATATTGATGGTAAAATTACAGGACTTCTTGAGCTGGGAACCGGATTTAATGCTGAATTCTCAGGCTTGGATAATATTTTTCATAATGCCACATACCTTGGGCTTTCACGCAATGATATAGAAAAAAAACTTGATGAAATAATTGAATTTACAGAACTGCACGAGTTTATCAATGAACCCATAAAAACATATTCCTCCGGTATGGTCATGCGGCTGGCATTTTCTGTTGCAATTCATGCCGACCCCAATGCATTTGTGGTGGACGAGGCTTTGTCGGTTGGAGACGCTTATTTCCAGCAGAAGTGCATGCAGAAAATAAAGGCATTTAAAAATAATGGGGGTTCCATCATATTTGTATCCCATGATTCAAATGCGGTGAAGATTCTTTGTGATGAGGCCATTTTGTTAGAAGGAGGTAATGTTGTTCAACAGGCCGACCCTGAAACTATTATAAACACATATAATTTTCTCATTGCAAAACGTTCAAAAGGAGAAGATATCAGATATCAGGGTGATGATACATCTTCAGGGTATGGTAATTATATGGTCAGAATTGATGATGTTTCTTTGCAGGATGAAAATAATAACCCCTCGGAAATATTAATATCCGGCCGTCCGGCCAAAATTGTGATCCGATTAGCCGGAGAAGAGACCATAGATGATCTTACCGTAGGAATTGGAATCAGAGATAAATTCGGTCAGGATATATATGGAACAAATTCTTTTCATTTAAAAAAAAAGATCTGTATTAAAAAAGGGCAGATCCTTTTAATTGAGTATTATTTTAAAGAGTTTAATGTAGGGCCCGGCAAATACACAGTTTCTGTGGCTCTCCATACCGGAGATACCCATGTTAATGAATGTTTTCACTGGTTGGACAAGAGTGTAGCTTTTGAAGTGGTTGCCGGGGGGGATGATATTTTCATAGGTTTTGTCCGGTTAAAACCGGATTTCCATATTAAGAGTGAAACAGGTAATAAAGATGATTGA